One segment of Polyangiaceae bacterium DNA contains the following:
- a CDS encoding nicotinamidase — protein sequence MNHKDLPLPVFYDHKSAERWGYHPNETVLATAADDWRKSMGIRPAASDKTNVHLLLIDVQKDFCHPEGALFVAGRSGRGAIDDSRRIAEFIYKNLDVLTAITTTMDTHFSHQIFFPSFWVDREGGPLGPHRVITTQDVDAGEVRPNPAVAKWLCGGNYTWLCKQVRHYCESLEKAGKYTLYLWPAHCLLGSDGHPLVGAIHEARLFHSYVRGAQSWVEVKGGNPLTENYSVLAPEVLTRFDGQPLGQRNTLFLKTLLAADALVIAGQAASHCVKSSIDDILAEIASVDTALAKKIYLLTDCMSAVTVPDGKGGYAADFTADADKALAKFAAAGMNLVKSTDSISAWLR from the coding sequence ATGAATCACAAAGATCTTCCGCTCCCGGTTTTTTATGACCACAAGAGCGCCGAGCGTTGGGGATATCATCCGAACGAAACCGTGCTCGCGACCGCGGCCGACGATTGGCGCAAATCGATGGGCATACGGCCCGCAGCTTCGGACAAAACCAACGTACATCTGCTCTTGATCGACGTGCAAAAGGACTTTTGTCATCCCGAAGGCGCGCTTTTCGTGGCAGGTCGCAGTGGTCGAGGCGCAATCGACGATAGCCGGCGCATTGCCGAGTTCATCTATAAAAACCTCGATGTGCTCACCGCGATCACGACGACGATGGACACGCACTTTTCGCACCAAATCTTTTTCCCATCGTTCTGGGTCGATCGTGAAGGCGGGCCGCTCGGGCCGCACCGGGTGATTACCACGCAAGACGTGGATGCGGGCGAAGTCAGGCCCAATCCGGCTGTTGCAAAATGGCTTTGCGGAGGAAACTACACGTGGCTTTGCAAGCAAGTTCGTCATTATTGCGAATCGCTCGAAAAGGCCGGCAAGTACACGCTGTATTTGTGGCCTGCGCATTGTTTGCTCGGCAGTGATGGCCATCCGCTCGTCGGGGCCATCCACGAAGCTCGGCTGTTCCATTCCTACGTACGGGGAGCGCAGAGCTGGGTGGAGGTGAAAGGAGGCAATCCTCTCACGGAAAATTATTCGGTGCTCGCGCCGGAAGTGCTCACGCGATTCGATGGACAACCGCTTGGACAACGCAACACGCTGTTCTTGAAGACGCTCCTCGCGGCCGATGCGCTCGTCATTGCCGGACAAGCGGCGAGCCATTGCGTGAAAAGCTCGATTGACGACATTCTCGCGGAAATCGCATCCGTCGATACGGCGCTCGCGAAAAAGATCTACTTGCTTACTGATTGCATGTCGGCCGTGACCGTGCCCGATGGCAAAGGTGGCTATGCCGCGGACTTTACTGCCGATGCCGACAAGGCACTCGCAAAATTCGCCGCGGCCGGCATGAACTTGGTGAAAAGCACGGACTCCATCAGCGCGTGGCTCAGGTGA
- a CDS encoding MBL fold metallo-hydrolase, giving the protein MIRPRRVARGVELFPARTPTLPPATHTNSYAVGDRDVLLVEPATPHEDERRAWLEWARGIESQGRKIAGIFMTHHHADHVAGASFFATSLNVPLFAHAATAKRLPDIDITSVIDESHVFDLGGQVPMRLRVLHTPGHAPGHLCLYDDEAKTVIVGDMVASVGTILVDPRDGDMQAYLAQIDRLANLSAHVALPAHGEPIDEPTALFRHYIAHRLAREEKVMAAVSAASTEGATVETLVPVAYADTPRMLWPIAALSLEAHLIKLMREGRVEAVGSGAYRRKDLQG; this is encoded by the coding sequence GTGATTCGACCGCGACGAGTAGCACGTGGGGTGGAGCTGTTTCCGGCGCGAACGCCGACCTTGCCACCCGCAACGCACACCAACAGTTACGCCGTTGGTGATCGCGACGTGCTGCTCGTCGAACCAGCAACGCCTCATGAAGACGAACGGCGCGCGTGGCTCGAATGGGCCCGCGGAATCGAGTCGCAAGGCCGAAAAATCGCCGGCATTTTCATGACGCATCACCATGCAGACCATGTAGCAGGGGCATCGTTTTTCGCGACGAGCTTGAACGTGCCCCTGTTTGCCCATGCAGCCACCGCCAAACGTTTACCGGACATCGACATTACGAGCGTCATCGACGAATCGCATGTCTTCGATCTCGGCGGCCAAGTTCCCATGCGGCTACGCGTACTGCATACGCCCGGGCATGCACCGGGGCATTTGTGTTTATACGACGACGAGGCAAAAACCGTCATCGTCGGCGATATGGTGGCGAGTGTCGGAACCATCTTGGTCGACCCGCGCGATGGTGACATGCAGGCGTATTTGGCGCAGATCGACCGATTGGCAAACCTGTCCGCTCATGTCGCATTGCCTGCACACGGGGAACCCATCGACGAGCCCACGGCGCTTTTTCGGCATTACATCGCGCATCGGCTGGCTCGAGAAGAAAAGGTGATGGCAGCGGTTTCGGCGGCATCGACAGAAGGAGCGACCGTTGAAACGCTCGTGCCGGTGGCTTATGCAGACACGCCGCGCATGTTATGGCCCATTGCAGCATTGAGCCTCGAAGCGCATTTGATCAAGCTCATGCGAGAAGGCCGTGTGGAAGCGGTGGGCAGTGGTGCTTATCGGAGGAAGGATCTTCAAGGATGA
- a CDS encoding thiolase family protein: MTLPVPVYIVGAARTPIGAFLGALSTLPAPRLGAVAIEAALARSKVPADRVGEVFMGNVLSAGIGQAPARQAAIYANIPKSVPATTVGKVCGSGMQAVVLGAKSIALGDAEIVVAGGMESMSNVPYYLPQARSGYRMGNGQLVDGMIHDGLWDPYGNFHMGNAGELCARKFEFSREAQDEFARESFRRAVAAQKENLFDAEIVAVNVPQKKGDAVVVKLDEGPPAGKPDKIGSLKPAFQKDGTITAANASSINDGAAALVLASEKAVKELGLEPLGRIVGYGGAAQEPDWFTTAPAYAIENTLSKLGMAKNQIDIWEINEAFAVVTMAVNKLCELDPAKVNVRGGAVALGHPIGATGARLLTTMVHAMKDRGDKRGLATLCIGGGEALAVVVERP; the protein is encoded by the coding sequence ATGACCTTGCCCGTTCCCGTCTACATCGTTGGCGCTGCACGCACCCCCATCGGCGCTTTCCTCGGTGCACTCTCGACGCTGCCCGCTCCACGCCTCGGCGCCGTTGCGATCGAAGCCGCGCTCGCTCGATCCAAAGTACCCGCGGACCGCGTCGGCGAAGTCTTCATGGGCAACGTGCTGAGCGCTGGCATTGGTCAAGCACCCGCACGGCAAGCGGCCATTTATGCGAACATTCCGAAGAGCGTCCCCGCGACGACCGTGGGCAAAGTCTGCGGCTCGGGCATGCAAGCCGTGGTGCTCGGCGCCAAGAGCATTGCGCTCGGAGATGCCGAGATCGTGGTCGCTGGCGGCATGGAATCCATGTCGAACGTGCCGTATTACTTGCCCCAAGCTCGCAGCGGTTATCGCATGGGCAATGGGCAGCTCGTCGACGGCATGATTCACGACGGCTTGTGGGATCCCTATGGCAATTTCCACATGGGCAATGCGGGCGAGCTGTGCGCGCGCAAGTTCGAGTTTTCACGCGAGGCACAGGACGAGTTTGCCAGGGAGAGTTTCCGCAGGGCCGTTGCAGCTCAAAAGGAAAACCTTTTCGATGCGGAAATCGTCGCCGTGAACGTGCCGCAAAAGAAAGGCGATGCGGTCGTGGTAAAACTGGACGAAGGTCCGCCCGCGGGCAAACCCGACAAGATCGGATCGCTGAAGCCTGCATTCCAGAAGGATGGAACGATCACCGCGGCAAACGCCTCGTCCATCAACGACGGTGCTGCGGCGCTGGTGCTCGCGAGTGAAAAAGCCGTGAAGGAGCTCGGTTTGGAGCCGCTCGGGCGTATCGTCGGTTATGGCGGAGCCGCGCAAGAGCCCGATTGGTTCACGACGGCGCCAGCGTATGCCATCGAAAATACGCTGTCGAAATTGGGCATGGCCAAAAACCAGATCGACATTTGGGAAATCAACGAAGCGTTTGCCGTGGTCACGATGGCCGTGAACAAGCTGTGCGAGCTCGATCCGGCGAAGGTGAACGTGCGCGGCGGGGCCGTGGCTCTCGGGCATCCGATTGGCGCAACGGGCGCGCGGCTGCTCACGACAATGGTGCATGCGATGAAGGATCGTGGCGACAAGCGAGGTCTTGCGACGCTCTGCATCGGCGGCGGCGAAGCTCTTGCCGTAGTCGTTGAGCGGCCGTGA
- a CDS encoding ATP-binding cassette domain-containing protein, protein MSTAVSVRALTKIYQVHERPAGLVAALRSVLRRQTKAVVAVSDLSFSIEQGERVGFLGPNGAGKTTTLKILSGLLHPTSGEVSVAHDVPQRRHPDFLRSITLVMGQKQQLIWDLPPIETFDQNRAIYGIAKSAYAETLGELDKMLEIGSLANKPTRQLSLGERMKCELAAALLHRPSILFLDEPTIGLDVSMQLVVRDFIRSYNEKRGATVLLTSHDMDDVASLCPRVIIIDHGKLKYDGSLEKLVKTVRQDKRIVLTFTDPPDRETLEKIGTVIDFAPGRAVLGVPQTDLREAMSHLLALVGIHDLTVEDPPLEEVMRDLFAQNKERSDLPS, encoded by the coding sequence ATGAGCACCGCGGTTAGCGTTCGCGCTCTCACGAAGATCTACCAAGTTCACGAGCGACCAGCGGGGCTCGTCGCTGCACTTCGATCGGTATTGCGGCGCCAAACCAAAGCCGTCGTTGCGGTCTCCGATTTGTCCTTTTCCATCGAGCAGGGAGAGCGCGTCGGGTTTCTCGGACCCAATGGAGCGGGAAAAACCACGACGCTGAAAATACTTTCGGGCCTCTTGCATCCCACGAGCGGCGAAGTTTCCGTTGCGCATGATGTGCCGCAGCGGCGTCATCCGGATTTTTTGCGTTCCATCACGCTCGTGATGGGGCAAAAGCAGCAGCTCATTTGGGACTTGCCGCCCATCGAAACGTTCGATCAAAACCGAGCCATCTACGGCATCGCGAAAAGCGCCTATGCGGAAACACTCGGCGAGCTAGACAAAATGCTCGAAATCGGCTCGCTCGCGAACAAACCCACGCGCCAATTGTCCCTGGGCGAACGAATGAAATGCGAGCTTGCCGCGGCGTTGCTTCACCGGCCGTCCATTTTGTTCCTGGACGAACCCACCATCGGCCTCGACGTATCCATGCAGCTCGTCGTCCGCGACTTCATTCGCTCGTACAATGAAAAACGCGGCGCCACGGTTTTATTGACGTCCCACGACATGGACGACGTCGCAAGTTTGTGCCCGCGGGTCATCATCATCGATCACGGTAAATTGAAATACGATGGCAGCTTGGAAAAACTCGTGAAGACGGTACGCCAAGACAAACGTATCGTGCTGACGTTCACGGATCCGCCCGATCGTGAAACGCTCGAAAAAATTGGCACAGTCATCGATTTCGCCCCAGGTCGAGCCGTTCTGGGCGTGCCTCAAACGGATCTGCGTGAAGCCATGAGCCATCTTCTTGCGCTCGTCGGCATTCATGACCTCACGGTCGAAGATCCCCCGCTCGAAGAGGTCATGCGGGACCTTTTTGCGCAAAACAAAGAACGGAGCGATCTTCCGTCATGA
- a CDS encoding protein phosphatase 2C domain-containing protein, with amino-acid sequence MRLDERFEFAAGSVVGRTHVALGKANQDAFAVRAAPFGLCGVVCDGCGSGARSEVGAAVGARIISEQVLAEMEAGHSIRDESTWERIRTRTLDAFGGVLRMMGEPAPLIVAEYFLFTVVGIAISSDGAVIFGVGDGIFAMGDEIVKLGPFPLNAPPYLGYGLVREGPPFSIHRECSLHDFDSALVGTDGAADYEALAGTPMPGGRVGAIQPLNSFWQDDKYFRNEDAVRRTLWLVNREVTRPLWSDKRIVKEPGLLEDDTTVLVVRRKRMQAG; translated from the coding sequence ATGCGTCTCGACGAACGATTCGAGTTTGCGGCGGGCAGTGTGGTAGGACGAACGCATGTGGCTTTGGGCAAGGCGAATCAGGATGCGTTTGCTGTGCGAGCGGCGCCTTTCGGGCTTTGCGGCGTCGTTTGTGATGGCTGTGGAAGCGGCGCGCGTAGCGAAGTCGGTGCGGCCGTGGGAGCGCGAATCATTTCCGAGCAGGTGCTCGCGGAGATGGAAGCGGGGCATTCGATTCGCGACGAGTCGACATGGGAACGCATTCGTACGCGGACGCTCGATGCATTTGGCGGCGTGCTGCGGATGATGGGCGAACCTGCGCCGCTCATCGTGGCCGAATATTTTCTGTTCACGGTTGTAGGAATTGCGATTTCATCCGATGGTGCAGTCATTTTTGGTGTGGGCGATGGTATTTTTGCGATGGGCGATGAAATCGTGAAGCTTGGTCCGTTTCCGCTCAACGCGCCCCCGTATCTTGGTTATGGCCTGGTGCGTGAAGGGCCGCCATTTTCGATTCATCGCGAATGCAGTTTGCATGATTTCGACTCGGCGCTCGTCGGAACGGATGGCGCTGCCGATTATGAAGCTCTTGCTGGGACGCCCATGCCCGGAGGGCGCGTTGGAGCCATTCAGCCATTGAATTCGTTTTGGCAAGACGACAAGTATTTTCGTAACGAAGACGCGGTTCGCCGAACCTTGTGGCTCGTCAATCGCGAAGTGACTCGGCCCCTGTGGAGTGACAAACGCATCGTGAAAGAACCGGGGCTTTTGGAAGACGATACGACGGTGCTGGTGGTGCGGCGTAAGCGAATGCAAGCAGGCTGA
- a CDS encoding NUDIX hydrolase — protein sequence MNTNERDGAFTYRYARPALAVDCVVFGLDDEDLKVLLIQRGMEPFLGRWALPGGFVRMDETLDEAARRELREEAGIDRAVLEQLHAFSGIDRDPRERVVSVAHYALVKLSDHAVRAATDAREAAWFGVDDLPKLAFDHEEIVEMAIARLRMKVTQTPIGIELLPKKFTLTQLQRVYEKVLDREIDKRNFRKKVLATGLLIETDEVEQDVAHRAARLFRFDEKAYRKLEKEGFVFDLI from the coding sequence ATGAACACGAACGAGAGAGATGGCGCGTTCACGTACCGGTACGCGCGGCCTGCGTTGGCGGTGGACTGCGTCGTGTTTGGTCTCGATGACGAAGACTTGAAGGTGCTTCTCATTCAGCGCGGGATGGAGCCTTTTTTGGGGCGTTGGGCGTTGCCGGGCGGTTTCGTCAGGATGGACGAAACGCTCGATGAAGCGGCGCGGCGCGAGCTGCGTGAGGAAGCCGGCATCGATCGAGCGGTTCTCGAGCAGCTGCATGCATTTAGCGGTATCGACCGGGATCCGCGCGAGCGAGTGGTCTCGGTCGCGCATTATGCGCTCGTGAAGTTGTCGGATCATGCCGTACGAGCGGCCACGGATGCGCGTGAAGCGGCGTGGTTTGGCGTGGATGACTTGCCGAAGCTCGCCTTCGATCACGAAGAAATCGTGGAAATGGCAATTGCAAGACTGCGCATGAAGGTAACGCAGACACCGATTGGGATCGAGCTATTGCCAAAGAAGTTCACGCTCACGCAGCTTCAACGAGTCTACGAAAAGGTGCTCGATCGGGAAATCGACAAGCGTAACTTTCGCAAAAAGGTATTGGCGACGGGGCTGCTCATCGAGACGGACGAAGTGGAGCAGGACGTGGCGCATCGGGCAGCGCGGCTCTTTCGCTTCGACGAAAAGGCTTATCGGAAGCTTGAAAAAGAAGGTTTTGTTTTCGATCTCATCTGA
- a CDS encoding YXWGXW repeat-containing protein has translation MTQFGPGVVIAIGLSFVLGCGHVERKIIFDKTIDIPAGRFSGPIEIEVPRRADHKNRDFEIETRLSAACGPLLRLSFPDGEVATLGDEDEDWQKLLTRRALAGSAADGPAERAPRRGDVPATPGHWEAVRTESWPGQLVFLEQRKVRCAKAATYDSLYLNAFDESGRMTFWADTPQEIANAKITVKVYELIDVKAELEAAAKLEAEAKARAAGSISVGGSVRVGVDVNPTTPEPPPKKESPPPAIDPGATWVPGHWKWTPGSGKWVWIPGYWNPPKTVPGPKTENPGDPPTAGCTWAPGHWVWVQTDGSWEWVPGHWNAPPPRVENPGAPPVPESKWVPGYWVKVNGRFEWVAGYWGKPSPRAETPPPPPHAGARWVAGVWINVQGKWVWSPGYYERSGRPPPAPKAETPPPSPAPGSVWLGGFWRFSDAKNDYEWIAGHWEIPPGEGYVWVADPPNPALGVPISGHWELRVKVKTNGTIKVQP, from the coding sequence GTGACGCAATTTGGCCCTGGGGTCGTGATCGCAATAGGATTGAGTTTTGTTTTGGGTTGCGGTCACGTCGAGCGCAAAATCATATTCGACAAAACCATCGACATTCCTGCGGGTCGCTTTTCCGGGCCGATCGAAATCGAAGTGCCTCGTCGTGCGGACCACAAGAACCGGGATTTCGAGATTGAAACGCGCCTTTCGGCAGCGTGTGGACCGCTTTTGCGACTTTCGTTTCCGGATGGGGAAGTTGCGACGCTGGGCGACGAGGACGAGGATTGGCAGAAGCTGCTCACACGAAGGGCTTTGGCGGGCAGCGCGGCGGATGGTCCAGCCGAACGAGCACCACGGCGAGGCGACGTTCCTGCGACACCGGGGCATTGGGAAGCGGTTCGAACCGAGAGTTGGCCGGGCCAATTGGTTTTTCTCGAACAACGCAAGGTACGTTGTGCAAAGGCGGCGACGTATGACTCGCTTTATTTGAATGCATTCGACGAAAGCGGGCGGATGACGTTTTGGGCCGATACGCCGCAAGAAATTGCGAATGCAAAAATCACGGTCAAAGTCTACGAATTGATCGACGTCAAAGCCGAGCTCGAAGCTGCCGCGAAGCTCGAAGCGGAAGCGAAGGCTCGAGCAGCGGGGAGCATTTCTGTCGGGGGCTCGGTGCGAGTTGGTGTCGACGTGAATCCAACGACGCCAGAGCCGCCGCCAAAGAAAGAATCGCCGCCGCCGGCGATAGATCCGGGAGCAACGTGGGTTCCGGGGCATTGGAAATGGACGCCTGGATCAGGAAAATGGGTATGGATCCCTGGGTATTGGAATCCGCCGAAGACCGTTCCGGGGCCGAAAACGGAGAATCCTGGTGATCCACCGACGGCGGGCTGCACGTGGGCGCCTGGGCATTGGGTGTGGGTACAAACGGATGGATCATGGGAATGGGTGCCTGGCCATTGGAATGCCCCGCCACCGCGCGTGGAGAATCCGGGGGCGCCGCCCGTGCCCGAATCGAAGTGGGTGCCGGGGTATTGGGTGAAAGTGAATGGGCGATTCGAATGGGTCGCCGGATATTGGGGCAAACCTTCGCCGCGTGCAGAAACGCCTCCGCCACCTCCGCATGCGGGCGCTCGATGGGTGGCGGGCGTGTGGATCAACGTGCAAGGAAAATGGGTGTGGTCGCCCGGATATTACGAGCGTAGCGGGCGACCGCCGCCTGCACCCAAAGCGGAAACGCCGCCGCCTTCACCCGCACCGGGTTCCGTGTGGCTGGGAGGTTTCTGGCGTTTTAGCGATGCGAAAAACGATTACGAATGGATTGCGGGGCATTGGGAAATTCCGCCCGGCGAGGGATACGTGTGGGTAGCGGATCCGCCGAATCCGGCGCTGGGTGTGCCCATCAGCGGACATTGGGAATTGCGCGTCAAGGTAAAGACCAATGGCACCATCAAGGTGCAACCATGA
- a CDS encoding sigma-70 family RNA polymerase sigma factor codes for MLAVSALSPQPFAPNPFHVSTIDELRKALVSMAPELYNRAFRMSRSSVTAQDLVQDTVERALRFETQYRPGTNVKAWVHQILFSVFITKCRRNRRERKALDVLGSDPNAWTAAPAVSEVTGLSPSTLKALDAIPSVYRDVVVMVDVEEISYKDAADKLDVPVGTVMSRLHRGRRMLAKALEDSRNKAD; via the coding sequence ATGCTCGCCGTTTCAGCCCTGTCCCCTCAGCCCTTCGCCCCGAACCCTTTTCACGTTTCGACGATCGATGAGCTGCGTAAGGCCCTCGTTTCGATGGCCCCCGAGCTCTATAACCGCGCGTTTCGCATGTCGCGCTCGAGCGTAACGGCTCAGGATCTGGTGCAGGATACCGTGGAGCGCGCGCTTCGTTTCGAGACGCAATACCGCCCCGGCACGAACGTCAAGGCGTGGGTTCACCAAATTCTTTTCAGCGTGTTCATCACCAAGTGCCGCCGAAACCGCCGTGAGCGCAAGGCGCTGGACGTGCTTGGCTCCGATCCGAATGCGTGGACGGCAGCTCCTGCCGTGTCCGAAGTAACCGGTCTGTCGCCTTCTACGCTCAAGGCCCTCGATGCCATTCCCAGCGTGTATCGCGATGTGGTGGTGATGGTGGACGTCGAAGAGATTTCGTACAAGGACGCCGCCGACAAGCTCGACGTGCCCGTGGGCACGGTGATGAGCCGATTGCATCGAGGCCGCCGCATGCTCGCCAAAGCCCTCGAAGACAGCCGCAACAAGGCCGATTGA
- a CDS encoding ABC-2 family transporter protein: MSVLRAYPTLLRVGFAAALAYRAEMIIWMLTTTMPLVSLAIWSAVSRENPVGRFGPTEFTGYFLAALVVRQITGSWLIWELNYEIRQGTLSQRLLKPIHPLWVYSASNLAALPLRAGLCIPILGIAVFYANFTQNPTLLAIFLLSLVGAWCINFFAMTLIGSLAFYLESATGVFELWLVTFMVLSGYVVPLELFPGWARSVAHVLPFRYTLGFPVEVVTGLMDVRTAASQLAVQWAWALSMAILGILAFRAGVRRFGAFGG, encoded by the coding sequence ATGAGCGTCCTGCGTGCGTATCCGACGCTGCTTCGAGTTGGTTTTGCCGCGGCGCTCGCCTACCGTGCAGAAATGATCATTTGGATGCTGACGACGACGATGCCGCTCGTCAGCCTCGCCATTTGGTCTGCCGTATCGCGTGAAAATCCCGTTGGACGTTTTGGTCCGACGGAGTTCACCGGGTACTTTTTGGCCGCCCTGGTCGTTCGCCAAATCACGGGTTCTTGGCTGATTTGGGAATTGAATTATGAAATTCGCCAAGGAACCCTATCCCAGCGCCTTTTGAAACCCATTCATCCGTTATGGGTGTACAGCGCATCGAACCTTGCCGCATTGCCATTACGCGCCGGTCTTTGCATTCCGATCCTGGGCATTGCCGTCTTTTATGCGAATTTCACGCAAAATCCGACGCTCCTTGCAATCTTTCTCCTGTCCCTCGTCGGCGCCTGGTGCATCAATTTTTTCGCCATGACGCTCATCGGGTCGCTCGCGTTTTACCTGGAAAGTGCCACCGGCGTTTTCGAATTGTGGCTCGTCACGTTCATGGTGCTTTCGGGCTATGTCGTGCCGCTCGAATTGTTCCCCGGTTGGGCGCGCAGCGTCGCCCACGTATTACCATTTCGCTATACGCTGGGGTTTCCCGTCGAAGTCGTGACGGGACTCATGGATGTGCGTACTGCGGCAAGTCAGCTCGCAGTGCAATGGGCTTGGGCTCTGAGTATGGCCATTTTGGGGATATTGGCATTCCGCGCAGGTGTGCGCAGATTCGGCGCGTTTGGGGGATGA